In one window of Mercurialis annua linkage group LG4, ddMerAnnu1.2, whole genome shotgun sequence DNA:
- the LOC126676747 gene encoding probable LRR receptor-like serine/threonine-protein kinase At1g07650 isoform X2, whose product MAPPHFSASSKLTIFFITLFFSFSSLGFAAKLHPPEVRALKDIAKKLGKNDWDFGKDPCSGEGNWSVFEEIKGFESIVSCNCSFNSNSTCHIVSIELKAQNLSGIVPPEFSKLRHLELLDLSRNCLTGPIPSQWATMRLVDLSFMGNRLSGPFPKVLTNITTLKNISIEGNKFSGPIPPEIGKLINLQKIILSSNAFTGKLPTQFAKLINLTDMRVSDTNISGKIPDFIGKWINIQKLHIQGSLLEGPIPSSISALTSLSDLRISDLKGKGSTFPHLENLKSIKTLVLRNCLLSGKIPEYIGSMKKLKNLDLSFNNLTGEIPSSFSEMGKVDFIYLTGNKLTGTVPDWVVERNKNVDISDNNFTWDDSGQRECPRASVNLVESYSSSTNKLKVPSCLKQNFPCSSKKHHYSLHINCGGNDIVGGGNTTYEADLEPRGASMYYPSQKWAFSSTGNFMDNDIDADHYTLTNTSAISNVSALDANLYTTARVSPLSLTYYGLCLVNGNYTVKLHFAEIVFTNDNTFSSLGKRIFDVYIQEKLVLKDFNIAEAAGGTGRPIVKKFTVAVTSHTLKIHFYWAGRGTTGIPVRGTYGPLISAISVNPNFKPPSENDKKNVIIAASTVSAAVILVLLILGIMWMKGCLGNKVSVDKELRGLDLQTGIFALRQIKAATKNFDPENKLGEGGFGSVYKGLLSDGTVIAVKQLSSKSKQGNREFVNEIGMISALQHPNLVKLYGCCVEGNQLLLVYEYMEHNCLSRALFGKNPESRLKLDWPTRKKICLGVARGLAFLHEESAIKIVHRDIKASNVLLDKDLNAKISDFGLAKLNEDDNTHISTRIAGTIGYMAPEYAMRGYLTNKADVYSFGVVALEIVSGKSNTNYRPMEEFVYLLDWAYVLQERGSLLELVDPELGSAYSSEEAMVMLNVALLCTNASPTLRPTMSQVVSMLDGRTAVQDLLSDPGFSAINSKYKAIRNHFWQNPSQTNSLSTNGPYTDSSSSYVDIEEADRILRVSLAESKSHVQAEESINLLRVN is encoded by the exons CGAATTAAAGGCTCAGAATCTATCAGGAATTGTCCCACCAGAATTTTCCAAGCTTCGCCATCTCGAACTACT GGACCTAAGTCGAAACTGTCTCACTGGTCCTATACCTTCCCAATGGGCTACCATGCGCCTTGTCGATCT TTCTTTTATGGGGAATCGATTGTCCGGTCCATTTCCGAAAGTTCTCACCAACATCACCACTCTTAAGAATAT AAGCATCGAGGGAAATAAATTTTCAGGTCCGATTCCTCCAGAAATTGGGAAATTGATCAATTTACAGAAAAT AATTCTCTCATCAAATGCGTTCACGGGAAAGCTACCCACACAATTTGCAAAGTTGATCAACTTGACTGATAT GAGGGTAAGCGATACTAATATCTCAGGGAAGATTCCTGATTTCATCGGTAAATGGATTAACATACAGAAACT GCATATACAGGGTAGCTTACTTGAAGGACCTATACCTTCTAGCATTTCCGCCTTGACAAGCCTAAGTGATCT GCGGATTAGTGACCTAAAAGGCAAAGGTTCAACTTTCCCACATTTAGAAAATCTGAAATCCATCAAGACATT GGTACTCAGAAATTGCTTGCTATCTGGAAAAATCCCAGAATACATAGGGAGCatgaaaaaactgaaaaatct AGATCTCAGCTTCAATAACCTGACTGGAGAAATTCCTTCATCATTTTCGGAGATGGGGAAGGTAGATTTCAT TTACTTGACAGGAAACAAGCTTACAGGAACTGTACCGGACTGGGTTGTTGAAAGAAACAAGAACGT GGATATTTCTGATAACAACTTCACTTGGGATGACTCGGGTCAACGCGAATGTCCTCGAGCGAGCGT AAACTTGGTGGAGAGCTACTCTTCATCTACTAACAAACT TAAAGTCCCTTCATGCCTGAAACAGAACTTCCCATGTTCAAGTAAAAAAC ATCATTACTCCTTGCATATTAATTGTGGAGGTAACGATATAGTCGGTGGCGGTAACACCACTTACGAAGCTGATTTAGAACCAAGAGGAGCTTCTATGTATTACCCAAGTCAGAAATGGGCATTTAGCAGCACCGGGAACTTCATGGACAATGACATTGATGCTGATCATTATACTCTGACCAATACTTCTGCTATATCTAATGTTTCTGCTCTTGATGCAAACCTATACACCACAGCCCGTGTTTCTCCTCTCTCTCTAACTTACTATGGACTTTGCCTTGTGAATGGAAATTATACTGTAAAGCTCCATTTTGCAGAAATTGTTTTCACAAATGACAATACATTTAGTAGTCTAGGGAAGCGCATATTCGATGTTTACATCCAG GAAAAGTTGGTTCTGAAAGATTTTAACATTGCAGAAGCGGCTGGTGGCACTGGAAGGCCAATTGTAAAGAAATTTACTGTGGCAGTGACAAGCCACACATTAAAGATTCACTTTTACTGGGCTGGAAGAGGAACAACAGGAATTCCAGTTCGAGGAACTTATGGACCTCTAATATCAGCTATATCAGTGAATCCGA ACTTCAAACCACCTTcagaaaatgataaaaagaatGTTATCATTGCGGCCTCTACTGTGTCTGCCGCAGTAATTCTTGTCCTCCTGATCCTGGGAATCATGTGGATGAAAGGCTGCCTTGGAAACAAAGTATCCGTAGATAAAG AGCTAAGAGGTCTAGATCTGCAGACAGGAATATTTGCATTAAGACAGATAAAAGCTGCGACTAAGAATTTTGACCCAGAAAACAAACTTGGAGAGGGTGGTTTTGGTTCTGTATATAAG GGTTTACTATCTGATGGAACTGTAATCGCGGTTAAGCAGCTCTCCTCAAAGTCTAAGCAAGGAAATCGTGAATTCGTGAATGAGATTGGAATGATTTCTGCTCTGCAACATCCAAATCTTGTAAAGCTATATGGGTGCTGTGTTGAAGGAAACCAGTTATTACTCGTCTATGAGTACATGGAACACAACTGCCTCTCCCGTGCCCTTTTTG GGAAGAATCCAGAAAGCAGGTTGAAACTGGACTGGCCAACCAGGAAGAAAATCTGTCTAGGGGTAGCTAGAGGTTTGGCATTCCTCCATGAAGAGTCAGCAATTAAAATTGTGCATAGGGATATCAAGGCAAGCAATGTGCTACTAGATAAGGATTTGAATGCTAAAATTTCGGATTTTGGCTTGGCTAAGCTAAATGAGGATGATAATACCCACATCAGCACCCGGATCGCAGGAACCAT TGGTTATATGGCTCCAGAGTATGCGATGCGTGGCTATTTGACTAACAAAGCAGATGTTTATAGTTTCGGAGTTGTTGCATTGGAAATTGTCAGCGGAAAGAGCAACACGAATTACAGGCCGATGGAGGAATTTGTTTACCTTCTTGACTGG GCTTATGTTCTGCAAGAAAGAGGAAGTCTGCTAGAGTTGGTTGATCCAGAGTTAGGGTCAGCCTATTCGTCAGAGGAGGCAATGGTGATGCTAAATGTAGCATTATTATGCACCAATGCATCTCCGACACTCCGGCCTACAATGTCTCAAGTTGTCAGCATGCTCGATGGCCGAACCGCTGTTCAGGACCTTCTTTCTGATCCTGGATTTTCAGCCATCAACTCAAAGTACAAGGCTATAAGAAATCACTTCTGGCAGAACCCTAGTCAGACCAATAGTCTGTCCACAAATGGTCCATATACCGATTCCTCGAGCTCTTATGTAGATATCGAAGAAGCTGATCGTATTCTAAGAGTTAGTTTAGCAGAATCTAAGTCACATGTACAAGCAGAAGAAAGTATTAATCTTCTTAGAGTTAATTGA
- the LOC126676748 gene encoding uncharacterized protein LOC126676748, which yields MASSSIPLLLLSLIILLSTTTTTSAGRLCKTLYVSSYTFSIRPLNPNPNSNNNPSSGFVTIVTEITQQQQHQRSRSDFLLDPRILRLVNDRNSRSQPLIPKRQEKEEQIGPVLPFGLGLGLSSYDINSLRDRTKDILSVVVALLFGVGCGALTAATMYLVWSLFATRYDYHYDGEFDGEDEDVDDVKKMGYVKIPDADKKQVKEVV from the coding sequence ATGGCGTCCTCTTCAATTCCATTGCTTCTCCTCTCGCTAATCATTCTCCTctcaaccaccaccaccacctccgcCGGCAGACTCTGCAAAACCCTCTACGTCTCCTCCTACACCTTCTCCATCCGCCCCcttaaccctaaccctaactcCAACAACAATCCCTCCTCCGGGTTCGTCACAATCGTCACCGAAATCACCCAACAACAACAGCACCAACGCTCTCGCTCCGATTTCCTCCTCGATCCCCGGATTTTACGGTTAGTAAACGACCGGAACTCTCGCTCCCAGCCGCTTATCCCAAAACGACAGGAGAAGGAAGAACAAATTGGTCCTGTTCTGCCGTTTGGGCTTGGGCTGGGGCTGTCGTCGTATGATATAAACTCGCTGCGTGATCGGACTAAGGATATTCTCAGTGTGGTGGTGGCTTTGCTTTTTGGTGTTGGGTGTGGGGCTTTAACTGCTGCTACTATGTACTTGGTTTGGTCTCTGTTTGCTACCCGATATGATTATCATTATGATGGTGAATTTGATGGTGAGGATGAGGATGTTGATGATGTTAAGAAGATGGGTTATGTTAAGATTCCTGATGCTGATAAGAAGCAGGTTAAAGAGGTGGTGTAA
- the LOC126676747 gene encoding probable LRR receptor-like serine/threonine-protein kinase At1g07650 isoform X1 has product MAPPHFSASSKLTIFFITLFFSFSSLGFAAKLHPPEVRALKDIAKKLGKNDWDFGKDPCSGEGNWSVFEEIKGFESIVSCNCSFNSNSTCHIVSIELKAQNLSGIVPPEFSKLRHLELLDLSRNCLTGPIPSQWATMRLVDLSFMGNRLSGPFPKVLTNITTLKNISIEGNKFSGPIPPEIGKLINLQKIILSSNAFTGKLPTQFAKLINLTDMRVSDTNISGKIPDFIGKWINIQKLHIQGSLLEGPIPSSISALTSLSDLRISDLKGKGSTFPHLENLKSIKTLVLRNCLLSGKIPEYIGSMKKLKNLDLSFNNLTGEIPSSFSEMGKVDFIYLTGNKLTGTVPDWVVERNKNVDISDNNFTWDDSGQRECPRASVNLVESYSSSTNKLSKVPSCLKQNFPCSSKKHHYSLHINCGGNDIVGGGNTTYEADLEPRGASMYYPSQKWAFSSTGNFMDNDIDADHYTLTNTSAISNVSALDANLYTTARVSPLSLTYYGLCLVNGNYTVKLHFAEIVFTNDNTFSSLGKRIFDVYIQEKLVLKDFNIAEAAGGTGRPIVKKFTVAVTSHTLKIHFYWAGRGTTGIPVRGTYGPLISAISVNPNFKPPSENDKKNVIIAASTVSAAVILVLLILGIMWMKGCLGNKVSVDKELRGLDLQTGIFALRQIKAATKNFDPENKLGEGGFGSVYKGLLSDGTVIAVKQLSSKSKQGNREFVNEIGMISALQHPNLVKLYGCCVEGNQLLLVYEYMEHNCLSRALFGKNPESRLKLDWPTRKKICLGVARGLAFLHEESAIKIVHRDIKASNVLLDKDLNAKISDFGLAKLNEDDNTHISTRIAGTIGYMAPEYAMRGYLTNKADVYSFGVVALEIVSGKSNTNYRPMEEFVYLLDWAYVLQERGSLLELVDPELGSAYSSEEAMVMLNVALLCTNASPTLRPTMSQVVSMLDGRTAVQDLLSDPGFSAINSKYKAIRNHFWQNPSQTNSLSTNGPYTDSSSSYVDIEEADRILRVSLAESKSHVQAEESINLLRVN; this is encoded by the exons CGAATTAAAGGCTCAGAATCTATCAGGAATTGTCCCACCAGAATTTTCCAAGCTTCGCCATCTCGAACTACT GGACCTAAGTCGAAACTGTCTCACTGGTCCTATACCTTCCCAATGGGCTACCATGCGCCTTGTCGATCT TTCTTTTATGGGGAATCGATTGTCCGGTCCATTTCCGAAAGTTCTCACCAACATCACCACTCTTAAGAATAT AAGCATCGAGGGAAATAAATTTTCAGGTCCGATTCCTCCAGAAATTGGGAAATTGATCAATTTACAGAAAAT AATTCTCTCATCAAATGCGTTCACGGGAAAGCTACCCACACAATTTGCAAAGTTGATCAACTTGACTGATAT GAGGGTAAGCGATACTAATATCTCAGGGAAGATTCCTGATTTCATCGGTAAATGGATTAACATACAGAAACT GCATATACAGGGTAGCTTACTTGAAGGACCTATACCTTCTAGCATTTCCGCCTTGACAAGCCTAAGTGATCT GCGGATTAGTGACCTAAAAGGCAAAGGTTCAACTTTCCCACATTTAGAAAATCTGAAATCCATCAAGACATT GGTACTCAGAAATTGCTTGCTATCTGGAAAAATCCCAGAATACATAGGGAGCatgaaaaaactgaaaaatct AGATCTCAGCTTCAATAACCTGACTGGAGAAATTCCTTCATCATTTTCGGAGATGGGGAAGGTAGATTTCAT TTACTTGACAGGAAACAAGCTTACAGGAACTGTACCGGACTGGGTTGTTGAAAGAAACAAGAACGT GGATATTTCTGATAACAACTTCACTTGGGATGACTCGGGTCAACGCGAATGTCCTCGAGCGAGCGT AAACTTGGTGGAGAGCTACTCTTCATCTACTAACAAACT AAGTAAAGTCCCTTCATGCCTGAAACAGAACTTCCCATGTTCAAGTAAAAAAC ATCATTACTCCTTGCATATTAATTGTGGAGGTAACGATATAGTCGGTGGCGGTAACACCACTTACGAAGCTGATTTAGAACCAAGAGGAGCTTCTATGTATTACCCAAGTCAGAAATGGGCATTTAGCAGCACCGGGAACTTCATGGACAATGACATTGATGCTGATCATTATACTCTGACCAATACTTCTGCTATATCTAATGTTTCTGCTCTTGATGCAAACCTATACACCACAGCCCGTGTTTCTCCTCTCTCTCTAACTTACTATGGACTTTGCCTTGTGAATGGAAATTATACTGTAAAGCTCCATTTTGCAGAAATTGTTTTCACAAATGACAATACATTTAGTAGTCTAGGGAAGCGCATATTCGATGTTTACATCCAG GAAAAGTTGGTTCTGAAAGATTTTAACATTGCAGAAGCGGCTGGTGGCACTGGAAGGCCAATTGTAAAGAAATTTACTGTGGCAGTGACAAGCCACACATTAAAGATTCACTTTTACTGGGCTGGAAGAGGAACAACAGGAATTCCAGTTCGAGGAACTTATGGACCTCTAATATCAGCTATATCAGTGAATCCGA ACTTCAAACCACCTTcagaaaatgataaaaagaatGTTATCATTGCGGCCTCTACTGTGTCTGCCGCAGTAATTCTTGTCCTCCTGATCCTGGGAATCATGTGGATGAAAGGCTGCCTTGGAAACAAAGTATCCGTAGATAAAG AGCTAAGAGGTCTAGATCTGCAGACAGGAATATTTGCATTAAGACAGATAAAAGCTGCGACTAAGAATTTTGACCCAGAAAACAAACTTGGAGAGGGTGGTTTTGGTTCTGTATATAAG GGTTTACTATCTGATGGAACTGTAATCGCGGTTAAGCAGCTCTCCTCAAAGTCTAAGCAAGGAAATCGTGAATTCGTGAATGAGATTGGAATGATTTCTGCTCTGCAACATCCAAATCTTGTAAAGCTATATGGGTGCTGTGTTGAAGGAAACCAGTTATTACTCGTCTATGAGTACATGGAACACAACTGCCTCTCCCGTGCCCTTTTTG GGAAGAATCCAGAAAGCAGGTTGAAACTGGACTGGCCAACCAGGAAGAAAATCTGTCTAGGGGTAGCTAGAGGTTTGGCATTCCTCCATGAAGAGTCAGCAATTAAAATTGTGCATAGGGATATCAAGGCAAGCAATGTGCTACTAGATAAGGATTTGAATGCTAAAATTTCGGATTTTGGCTTGGCTAAGCTAAATGAGGATGATAATACCCACATCAGCACCCGGATCGCAGGAACCAT TGGTTATATGGCTCCAGAGTATGCGATGCGTGGCTATTTGACTAACAAAGCAGATGTTTATAGTTTCGGAGTTGTTGCATTGGAAATTGTCAGCGGAAAGAGCAACACGAATTACAGGCCGATGGAGGAATTTGTTTACCTTCTTGACTGG GCTTATGTTCTGCAAGAAAGAGGAAGTCTGCTAGAGTTGGTTGATCCAGAGTTAGGGTCAGCCTATTCGTCAGAGGAGGCAATGGTGATGCTAAATGTAGCATTATTATGCACCAATGCATCTCCGACACTCCGGCCTACAATGTCTCAAGTTGTCAGCATGCTCGATGGCCGAACCGCTGTTCAGGACCTTCTTTCTGATCCTGGATTTTCAGCCATCAACTCAAAGTACAAGGCTATAAGAAATCACTTCTGGCAGAACCCTAGTCAGACCAATAGTCTGTCCACAAATGGTCCATATACCGATTCCTCGAGCTCTTATGTAGATATCGAAGAAGCTGATCGTATTCTAAGAGTTAGTTTAGCAGAATCTAAGTCACATGTACAAGCAGAAGAAAGTATTAATCTTCTTAGAGTTAATTGA